One window of the Niallia circulans genome contains the following:
- a CDS encoding TetR/AcrR family transcriptional regulator: protein MVTENERKEQMINKINDEVVKNGFKTLTMDGIAKVMGISRGKLYQYFPSKDEVIEAVTERYLQYIKDISVIGAPEEYQEFVDEFISIYFQNVILAGSASEIFLDDLKNIYPHLFEKFSESMSKRDTVIQNFYEIGMKKGVFNQGMNAQLINLQDKTMLAVLILPKFLFTHRLEPSQAIRDYLRIRILGIIAPEHQSLVNYEKAEAQIKHLDEKFRRVFIEKI, encoded by the coding sequence ATGGTTACAGAAAATGAACGAAAAGAACAAATGATAAATAAAATTAATGACGAAGTTGTCAAAAATGGATTTAAAACACTTACAATGGATGGAATTGCAAAAGTAATGGGGATTAGCAGAGGTAAATTATATCAATATTTCCCCTCTAAAGACGAAGTAATTGAAGCTGTCACAGAACGGTACTTACAATATATAAAAGATATATCTGTTATAGGAGCCCCTGAAGAGTATCAAGAATTTGTAGATGAATTTATTTCTATTTACTTTCAGAATGTCATACTAGCAGGCTCAGCCTCTGAAATATTTCTAGATGATTTGAAAAATATTTATCCACATTTATTTGAGAAATTTTCTGAATCCATGTCCAAGCGTGATACTGTAATTCAGAATTTCTATGAAATAGGAATGAAAAAGGGAGTTTTTAATCAAGGAATGAATGCACAATTGATTAACTTACAGGACAAAACAATGTTAGCCGTTTTAATTCTTCCGAAATTCTTATTTACTCATCGGTTAGAACCGTCTCAAGCAATTCGTGACTATCTTCGAATACGAATTTTAGGGATCATAGCTCCTGAACATCAAAGTTTAGTGAATTATGAAAAGGCTGAAGCACAAATTAAACATCTTGATGAAAAATTTAGACGAGTTTTTATAGAAAAAATATAA
- a CDS encoding ABC transporter permease encodes MLSILQSEWFKLRKSKILLIIFTGPLIGLFTGLTAKPFHLETEMNEWYLPLLSMNLTYALLFLPLVTGVLASVICRYEHQAGGWKQLLALPVTRGQVFTGKYILLMLLVLVIQLFYLGAVYGVGMMKGFTDPFPIEIVWKSIFGGWVATFPLVAFQLWMSILFKSFAAPLAVNVIFTLPSILAVNSERFGPYYPWAQPFAMMYMSDTSGDVFSVPWDQLLIVVGGSFILFFLGGYLYFHRKTV; translated from the coding sequence ATGCTCTCTATTCTTCAATCAGAATGGTTTAAATTGCGAAAATCAAAAATCCTATTAATTATTTTTACCGGTCCACTCATTGGCCTTTTTACAGGGTTGACTGCTAAACCTTTCCATCTCGAAACGGAAATGAATGAATGGTATCTACCATTATTATCAATGAACTTGACATATGCTTTACTATTTTTACCTTTAGTCACAGGGGTGCTGGCGAGTGTGATATGCAGATATGAACATCAAGCTGGTGGTTGGAAGCAGCTGTTAGCACTGCCCGTAACAAGAGGACAAGTATTTACAGGGAAATACATATTGTTAATGCTCCTCGTATTGGTTATACAATTATTCTACCTTGGTGCCGTTTATGGAGTGGGAATGATGAAAGGTTTCACAGATCCATTTCCAATTGAAATTGTTTGGAAAAGTATTTTCGGAGGATGGGTTGCCACGTTTCCATTAGTAGCTTTTCAATTGTGGATGTCTATTCTATTCAAGAGTTTTGCTGCTCCTTTGGCTGTCAATGTGATCTTCACATTACCGTCAATATTAGCGGTGAATTCTGAGCGTTTTGGACCTTATTATCCATGGGCCCAGCCCTTTGCAATGATGTATATGAGTGATACTAGTGGTGATGTGTTTTCAGTTCCTTGGGACCAATTATTAATCGTAGTGGGAGGAAGTTTTATTTTATTTTTTCTTGGAGGGTATTTATACTTTCATAGGAAAACTGTATAG
- a CDS encoding MarR family winged helix-turn-helix transcriptional regulator, with product MTNSCSKEAIILYKLFFINKEINSKFEGCTGVSQSRLELLRHLYQADEMSQKALQKEMNIDNAAITRHLKQLEANGLILRRKKASDNRITLVTLTDYGRQKISCYQEEKKRFVTSMLKDISEEERDLLFDMLDRIQNSIKEI from the coding sequence TTGACAAATTCTTGCTCTAAGGAAGCAATTATTTTATATAAATTATTTTTTATTAATAAAGAAATCAATTCGAAATTTGAAGGCTGCACAGGTGTTAGTCAGTCGCGCCTTGAACTTTTGCGCCATCTTTATCAAGCGGATGAAATGAGCCAGAAAGCACTTCAAAAAGAGATGAATATTGACAATGCTGCAATCACGCGGCATTTGAAACAACTCGAGGCAAACGGGTTGATTTTAAGACGAAAAAAAGCGAGTGACAACAGGATCACTCTTGTAACGCTAACTGATTATGGACGTCAAAAAATTAGTTGCTATCAAGAAGAAAAGAAACGTTTCGTCACTTCTATGCTAAAAGATATTAGTGAAGAGGAACGAGATTTGCTATTTGATATGCTAGATCGTATTCAAAATAGCATAAAAGAAATCTAA
- a CDS encoding DUF1304 domain-containing protein, with the protein MEVLAAILVGIVAIEHLFIMILEMFFIDSKLAKRAFNLPKHLERDRNVAIMFANQGLYNGFLAAGLIWGLILGLNSIGYMIQLFFIICVVVAAIFGGFTSNKSIMVKQGLPAILALVTLLSVM; encoded by the coding sequence GTGGAAGTACTTGCGGCCATTTTAGTTGGGATAGTAGCAATAGAACATTTATTTATTATGATCCTTGAAATGTTTTTTATTGATTCAAAATTGGCAAAACGAGCTTTCAATTTACCGAAGCACTTAGAAAGAGATCGAAATGTAGCCATCATGTTTGCAAATCAAGGTCTATATAATGGGTTTTTAGCAGCTGGTCTCATTTGGGGACTCATACTTGGACTTAATTCAATTGGCTATATGATTCAGTTGTTTTTCATAATTTGTGTGGTAGTGGCAGCCATTTTCGGAGGCTTTACATCCAACAAATCAATTATGGTGAAACAAGGGCTTCCGGCTATTTTAGCACTGGTTACCCTTTTGTCTGTAATGTAG
- a CDS encoding nitroreductase family protein: MKTTLKTNDFMKIMKERRSIRNYDPTVKISKEEMTEILEEATTAPSSVNAQPWRFLIIESPESKEKLAALAKFNQSQVTTSSAVIAVFADMNNADYLEEIYSKAVDLGYMPQEVKDRQIEALKAHFEQLPEQVNRETILVDAGLVSMQLMLTARAHGYETNPIGGYEKENIAEAFGLEKERYVPVMLLSIGKAADEGYASYRLPVDRIAQWK, from the coding sequence ATGAAAACTACATTAAAAACAAACGATTTTATGAAAATAATGAAAGAGCGCCGATCCATTCGCAACTATGATCCAACAGTTAAAATCAGCAAAGAAGAGATGACGGAAATATTAGAGGAAGCGACTACAGCTCCATCTTCAGTCAACGCACAGCCATGGCGTTTTCTTATCATCGAAAGCCCAGAATCCAAAGAAAAACTTGCAGCGCTTGCTAAATTTAATCAGTCACAAGTCACCACTTCATCTGCCGTAATCGCAGTATTTGCAGATATGAACAATGCAGACTATTTAGAAGAAATTTATTCAAAAGCCGTTGACCTAGGGTACATGCCACAGGAGGTAAAAGACAGACAAATTGAGGCTTTGAAGGCACATTTTGAACAACTACCGGAGCAAGTAAATCGGGAAACGATCCTAGTTGACGCTGGTCTCGTCTCCATGCAGCTTATGTTGACAGCACGCGCGCACGGATATGAAACAAACCCAATAGGGGGCTATGAAAAAGAAAATATCGCTGAAGCTTTCGGATTGGAAAAGGAGCGCTATGTACCAGTCATGCTTCTGTCCATCGGAAAAGCAGCTGATGAAGGATATGCTTCATACCGTCTCCCTGTCGATAGAATTGCGCAATGGAAATAA
- a CDS encoding putative quinol monooxygenase: protein MIIIHAEMQIDATKQQIFLEEIETLIRASRQESGNVSYNLYKDIEKNHTFTMVEVWQDEAAVASHNTSEHFTSFVAKASNFLVAPLAIKAYDGQPLQS, encoded by the coding sequence ATGATTATTATTCATGCTGAAATGCAAATAGACGCAACAAAACAACAAATTTTTTTAGAAGAGATAGAAACACTAATTCGTGCTTCTAGACAAGAAAGTGGAAATGTTTCTTACAATTTATATAAAGATATAGAAAAGAATCATACATTTACCATGGTTGAAGTATGGCAAGATGAAGCGGCGGTAGCAAGCCATAATACAAGTGAACATTTTACTTCTTTCGTGGCCAAAGCTAGTAACTTTTTAGTGGCACCACTTGCTATAAAAGCATATGATGGACAACCTTTGCAAAGTTAG
- a CDS encoding HAMP domain-containing sensor histidine kinase — protein MRRFFQSLLAKYMMIILIAIFLVQFAFLVVTIFVSGVAENMESGSQSQYRNDFNEIETKWHAEANNLKNVTPETIEQHFSKWKNQFHDASMFWVDENGKLGKQVNVREQLPSEWSSVFTAKFIKGRYEGDPFTVIAFVGKEESRGFIVFEIPRTALKSPLEKANDNYGTILLVGVICIIFLFIIASFLFFRGIRKRLLQLQDAMEIRDVDGLPIQINVKKQDEIGQLEKTFNQMVFELKESKQREQKEEQIRRELIANLSHDLRTPLTKIRAQTYSIAKEDLSEEGTKAIKALEASVVNIDRLMENLMSYTLLMASKYKVDWKDIDVIRYVRECLALWYPVFEKEGFEIEVKLLPFKNSKWTVDPIWLGRILDNLLQNVLRHAKSGRYICVKTESTDQYDAIVVSDKGKGMKGISNEAGAGIGLSIVDMMVKGMELYWEIKSSEHGTTIKIIKKRDSSKDRLEKVI, from the coding sequence ATGAGAAGGTTTTTCCAATCATTATTGGCGAAGTACATGATGATTATTTTAATAGCCATTTTTCTTGTTCAATTCGCATTCCTAGTTGTCACAATATTTGTGTCTGGTGTTGCAGAAAACATGGAAAGTGGAAGTCAATCCCAATATAGGAATGATTTCAATGAAATAGAGACAAAGTGGCATGCTGAAGCAAACAATTTGAAAAACGTCACGCCTGAAACAATTGAACAGCATTTTTCCAAGTGGAAAAATCAATTTCACGATGCCTCTATGTTTTGGGTTGATGAAAATGGTAAGTTAGGAAAGCAAGTAAATGTAAGAGAACAACTTCCTTCCGAATGGTCATCTGTTTTTACAGCAAAATTTATCAAAGGTCGATATGAAGGGGACCCCTTTACGGTTATTGCCTTTGTTGGAAAGGAAGAATCTCGAGGCTTTATAGTTTTTGAGATTCCTAGAACTGCGTTAAAATCTCCGCTTGAAAAAGCAAATGATAATTATGGCACGATATTATTAGTCGGTGTTATCTGTATCATCTTCTTATTTATTATAGCTTCCTTTTTATTTTTTAGAGGCATCAGAAAACGATTATTACAATTACAAGATGCGATGGAGATACGGGATGTTGACGGTTTGCCAATCCAGATTAACGTAAAAAAGCAGGATGAAATTGGACAACTTGAAAAAACGTTTAATCAAATGGTATTTGAACTCAAGGAAAGTAAACAACGTGAACAGAAAGAAGAACAAATACGGCGGGAATTAATTGCTAATCTTTCTCATGACTTACGGACACCTTTAACTAAAATAAGAGCTCAAACCTATTCAATTGCTAAAGAAGATTTATCAGAAGAGGGTACAAAAGCAATAAAGGCGTTGGAAGCCTCGGTAGTGAATATTGATAGGTTAATGGAAAATTTGATGTCATATACTCTACTAATGGCTAGTAAATATAAAGTTGATTGGAAGGATATAGATGTTATTCGTTATGTGCGTGAATGTTTAGCTTTATGGTACCCGGTTTTTGAAAAAGAGGGATTTGAAATAGAAGTTAAATTACTCCCGTTTAAAAATAGTAAATGGACGGTTGATCCAATTTGGTTAGGACGTATATTAGATAATTTATTACAAAATGTATTGCGTCACGCTAAAAGTGGAAGATATATTTGTGTGAAAACGGAATCCACAGATCAATATGATGCTATAGTTGTTTCAGATAAAGGAAAAGGGATGAAGGGTATTTCAAATGAAGCAGGTGCAGGAATTGGTTTGTCTATTGTTGATATGATGGTGAAAGGTATGGAGTTATATTGGGAAATTAAGTCAAGTGAACATGGAACAACAATAAAAATAATAAAAAAAAGAGACTCAAGTAAAGATAGATTGGAAAAGGTCATTTAG
- a CDS encoding response regulator transcription factor, giving the protein MVHVLYIEDQSDIGSWVTKDLTGRGYEVTWLQSGEGVEEYLLTVDILILDVMLPGLDGFSIGKRIKKENRDLPILMLSARTSIEDKIEGLYFADDYLTKPFHPDELAARVEVLIRRYQKNDDILELRHLTIYTKDMRLVNNDTGSEIQLTGKQYHLFQFFIRHLNQILTKEQLYEGVWGERYIEGDKTLMVHIRYLREKIEKNPSNPTIIETIRGIGYRVKI; this is encoded by the coding sequence ATGGTTCATGTATTGTATATAGAAGATCAAAGTGATATAGGCAGCTGGGTGACAAAGGATCTAACGGGAAGAGGATATGAAGTAACATGGCTACAGTCAGGCGAAGGAGTGGAAGAGTATCTATTAACCGTAGATATCCTCATTTTGGACGTAATGTTACCAGGATTAGATGGTTTCTCTATCGGAAAGCGTATCAAAAAAGAAAATAGAGATTTGCCTATTTTAATGCTTTCCGCACGTACCTCAATTGAGGATAAAATAGAAGGTCTTTATTTTGCAGATGATTATTTAACAAAACCCTTTCATCCTGATGAGCTTGCAGCTCGTGTCGAAGTATTAATAAGAAGATATCAAAAGAATGACGATATATTAGAATTGCGACATTTAACTATTTATACAAAAGACATGAGATTAGTAAACAATGACACAGGAAGCGAAATTCAATTAACAGGAAAACAATATCATTTATTTCAATTCTTTATTCGACATTTGAACCAAATATTAACAAAGGAACAGCTATATGAAGGTGTTTGGGGCGAGCGATATATCGAAGGAGATAAGACTTTAATGGTTCATATTCGTTATTTACGAGAAAAAATTGAAAAGAATCCTTCAAATCCAACAATCATTGAAACGATTCGCGGCATCGGATATCGGGTGAAAATATGA
- a CDS encoding DUF5068 domain-containing protein, with protein sequence MKKTKVLSVSILSAAMLLLAACGNEEKASESPKENDSKAKTEETSNKGKTNEKAEESDTKSGEVLNPSIAEETEGNVEVVYTNEEPGFLNDINGFKVSVNEYQIVKVTDMNEDSKLRFDGQNNGYVVTTKVTIENGTDKPMYYNNNHKIQLSNEYDYIPSDWKTLVPEDQQINKIKKNKEKITLYEAGEKVTGLMSFRLSDAEFEKLKTVKPKYIIEGGLADNEQAKNSNMQQSPAYDFIYSDEQAKQTAEQPQFYQDRLTTDNMADKKMIFEKSGINDTKEIDKVKITLEGVQYTEVIPTEANKERFRNFSDNGIVAVTVKLNVDNQTSEPVDISNLKTTLNIDDNRAKVLSQGMVEPREQREIAAGQKGEKLHVFLLRKDEFEIYKKFDMRFGPFVGTDGKDQFKGKSATFSLPR encoded by the coding sequence GTGAAAAAAACGAAAGTATTATCGGTATCAATCCTTTCTGCAGCAATGTTATTGTTGGCGGCTTGCGGAAATGAAGAAAAAGCTTCTGAATCACCAAAAGAGAATGATTCAAAGGCTAAAACAGAGGAAACAAGTAATAAAGGGAAAACGAATGAAAAAGCAGAAGAATCAGATACTAAATCAGGTGAGGTATTGAATCCAAGTATTGCAGAAGAAACAGAAGGAAATGTTGAAGTTGTTTATACCAATGAAGAACCTGGATTTTTAAATGATATTAATGGTTTCAAAGTATCCGTTAACGAGTACCAAATTGTTAAAGTAACAGACATGAACGAAGATTCTAAGTTGCGTTTTGATGGCCAGAATAATGGATACGTAGTAACGACTAAAGTTACCATTGAAAATGGAACCGATAAACCAATGTATTATAATAATAATCATAAGATCCAGCTAAGCAATGAGTATGATTATATTCCTTCTGACTGGAAAACTCTTGTACCTGAAGATCAGCAGATTAATAAAATCAAAAAGAATAAAGAAAAGATTACTTTATATGAAGCTGGCGAGAAGGTAACTGGCTTAATGAGTTTCAGATTATCAGATGCTGAATTTGAAAAATTAAAAACAGTAAAACCAAAATATATAATTGAAGGCGGTTTAGCTGATAATGAACAAGCTAAAAATAGTAACATGCAGCAATCGCCGGCTTATGATTTTATTTATAGCGATGAACAAGCAAAACAAACAGCTGAACAACCCCAATTTTATCAAGATCGTTTAACGACTGATAATATGGCTGACAAAAAAATGATTTTTGAAAAATCTGGAATTAATGATACCAAAGAGATAGATAAAGTGAAAATTACCCTTGAAGGTGTACAATATACTGAAGTGATTCCAACAGAAGCCAATAAAGAACGCTTTAGAAATTTTAGTGATAATGGGATTGTGGCTGTGACTGTCAAATTGAATGTTGATAATCAAACATCAGAACCTGTTGACATATCGAATCTAAAAACTACTCTTAATATTGATGACAATCGTGCGAAAGTGTTAAGTCAGGGTATGGTGGAACCTCGTGAACAAAGGGAGATTGCTGCGGGACAAAAAGGTGAAAAACTGCATGTTTTCCTACTTAGAAAAGATGAATTTGAAATATATAAGAAGTTTGATATGAGATTTGGTCCATTTGTCGGTACAGATGGCAAAGACCAATTCAAAGGAAAATCTGCTACGTTTAGCTTACCAAGATAA
- a CDS encoding DUF1963 domain-containing protein, producing the protein MTQFEAFSLLREIAKKPVLAQIGGFRPEEARMSWFGGHFYIDKEAGWPHDKDGPMIPVLQAYVPEIPGGIDGVGEASLIQLFLNRKQLPIYPVKNGEGWLLIEHQSVEELQLMETPEEARGLREFQIRWHKADSDDYPCWEEAWDYVDLTEVNEDEDASDQFFDEFGSYPQTKIGGYASYIQSPVSLEDCQYIMQIGSEEKPRFMVGDNGTIYLFRSRSTGEWHMHWDCY; encoded by the coding sequence ATGACACAATTTGAGGCATTTAGTTTACTTAGGGAAATAGCAAAAAAGCCAGTACTGGCGCAAATTGGCGGATTTCGTCCAGAGGAAGCGAGGATGAGTTGGTTTGGCGGGCATTTTTATATTGATAAGGAAGCGGGATGGCCTCATGACAAAGATGGTCCCATGATTCCCGTATTGCAAGCGTATGTGCCTGAAATACCTGGTGGGATCGATGGTGTGGGAGAGGCAAGTTTGATCCAGCTATTTCTTAACAGGAAACAGCTTCCAATCTATCCTGTTAAGAACGGAGAAGGCTGGCTACTCATCGAGCATCAGTCGGTGGAAGAGCTGCAATTAATGGAAACACCGGAAGAAGCAAGAGGTCTGAGGGAATTTCAGATTCGGTGGCACAAGGCTGATAGCGATGATTACCCATGCTGGGAAGAGGCTTGGGATTATGTTGACTTGACGGAAGTGAACGAGGATGAAGATGCGAGCGATCAGTTCTTCGATGAATTCGGCAGTTACCCGCAAACGAAAATAGGAGGATACGCATCCTATATCCAGTCACCGGTTTCCTTAGAAGATTGTCAGTATATCATGCAGATCGGAAGCGAGGAAAAGCCGAGATTTATGGTGGGTGACAACGGGACGATTTACTTGTTCAGGTCTCGTTCGACTGGTGAATGGCATATGCATTGGGATTGTTATTGA
- a CDS encoding ABC transporter ATP-binding protein translates to MEYVVQTENLSKRFGKEEAVAGLNMKIKKGEIYGFLGPNGAGKTTTIRMLLGLMKSTSGRIHIFQKDLRLERRDILKRVGSLVENPSYYPHLTAYENLEALRKILGVPKTRINEVLEIVRLQDVANKKVKGFSLGMKQRLGIAASLLNNPELLILDEPTNGLDPSGIIEIRNLIKRLPAETGMTILISSHLLSEIDQMATTVGIVTKGKMIFQDSIEALRMYAQQRILLKVSDSKLAWRSLLGKGINADWQDEIILLTEHSNEGVAKAVQSLVQEGFSIYRVEEEKRSLEEIFLQMTMEEKAV, encoded by the coding sequence ATGGAATATGTAGTGCAGACGGAAAATTTATCTAAACGTTTTGGTAAAGAAGAGGCTGTTGCAGGCTTGAATATGAAGATTAAAAAAGGAGAAATATACGGATTTTTAGGGCCTAATGGTGCAGGGAAGACAACGACGATTCGTATGCTTTTGGGGTTGATGAAATCAACATCGGGTAGGATTCATATTTTTCAAAAGGATTTAAGGCTGGAAAGAAGAGACATATTAAAAAGAGTAGGTTCACTAGTAGAGAATCCATCCTATTATCCACATCTAACTGCTTATGAGAATTTAGAAGCATTGAGAAAGATTTTAGGGGTGCCGAAAACGAGAATTAACGAAGTATTAGAGATTGTTCGATTACAAGACGTGGCAAATAAAAAAGTAAAAGGCTTTTCATTAGGAATGAAGCAACGGTTAGGAATTGCTGCTTCTCTATTAAACAATCCCGAATTATTAATCTTGGATGAACCTACAAATGGACTAGACCCATCCGGAATTATTGAGATCCGAAATTTAATTAAACGATTGCCTGCTGAGACAGGAATGACTATATTGATTTCTAGTCATTTGTTGTCAGAGATTGATCAAATGGCGACAACGGTAGGGATCGTTACAAAAGGAAAAATGATTTTTCAGGATTCCATTGAAGCATTACGTATGTATGCGCAGCAAAGGATTTTATTAAAGGTTAGTGATAGTAAGCTAGCTTGGCGCTCCTTATTAGGAAAAGGGATAAATGCTGATTGGCAAGATGAGATCATTTTATTAACCGAGCATTCAAATGAGGGGGTAGCAAAAGCTGTACAGTCTCTTGTTCAAGAGGGATTTTCGATTTATCGTGTTGAAGAGGAAAAGAGATCATTGGAAGAAATATTCCTTCAAATGACTATGGAGGAGAAAGCAGTATGA
- a CDS encoding MarR family winged helix-turn-helix transcriptional regulator codes for MSKPSQTQEIEVIMKEMLEIQQKSKAFTNLLTENELLHQNQLVLLLQLKINGVMKVTEIAEVFSLTPGAITSMVDKLEKLGFIQRVRELEDRRVVNIMLTSDGEVKVQEVFLKFPRDKLTSIAKVLKEVNTLMSTIF; via the coding sequence ATGTCAAAACCAAGTCAAACACAAGAAATAGAAGTTATCATGAAAGAAATGCTAGAAATTCAGCAAAAATCTAAAGCTTTTACAAATCTGTTAACGGAGAATGAGTTGCTCCACCAAAATCAGCTTGTACTTCTTTTGCAACTAAAAATTAATGGGGTTATGAAAGTAACAGAAATTGCAGAAGTTTTTAGTCTTACTCCAGGAGCTATCACATCTATGGTCGATAAATTAGAGAAGCTAGGATTTATTCAACGGGTACGTGAACTAGAAGATCGACGCGTAGTAAATATCATGTTAACTTCTGATGGAGAAGTTAAGGTTCAAGAAGTATTCCTTAAATTTCCTCGCGATAAGCTCACTTCCATAGCAAAAGTTTTAAAAGAAGTAAATACGTTAATGAGTACTATATTTTAA
- a CDS encoding ABC transporter permease, protein MIGKLLRADFLKTKRKGFWFLTFLGPFGVVALQMVNYGVRKDYLLKQSEDDWGYYLLNVSSFTPLALALGIVILTSFMASIENETNSWKQLISLPVSKMNVYLSKFTVLAFFLFLSSVLLMVFTIAFGVFLDLGEQTPFVEIVKYSFYPYFAALPILALQLWIATVSQNQGIPITIGILGVIFVYSAMVLPDWMIWKWPSLTNEWNEPMINVLLGIGVGVLLYIAGMIDFTRRDVK, encoded by the coding sequence ATGATTGGAAAACTTTTAAGGGCAGACTTTTTAAAAACTAAACGAAAAGGATTTTGGTTTCTAACCTTTTTAGGCCCCTTTGGTGTTGTCGCATTACAGATGGTTAACTATGGAGTGAGAAAGGATTATTTATTAAAACAGAGTGAGGATGATTGGGGATATTATTTATTGAATGTAAGTTCTTTTACACCACTTGCACTTGCATTAGGCATCGTCATTTTAACATCCTTTATGGCTAGTATTGAAAATGAAACGAATTCATGGAAGCAACTGATTTCGTTGCCTGTTTCCAAAATGAATGTTTATTTATCAAAATTTACAGTGCTTGCATTTTTTTTATTCCTATCATCCGTGCTATTGATGGTATTTACCATAGCTTTTGGAGTCTTTTTAGATTTGGGAGAGCAAACTCCATTTGTTGAAATAGTAAAATATAGTTTTTATCCGTATTTTGCCGCACTGCCTATATTGGCATTACAGCTTTGGATTGCCACTGTTAGTCAGAATCAAGGGATTCCGATTACCATAGGGATTTTAGGCGTGATTTTCGTTTATTCGGCCATGGTTTTACCAGATTGGATGATTTGGAAGTGGCCTTCATTAACGAACGAATGGAATGAGCCGATGATCAATGTCCTGCTTGGAATTGGAGTAGGTGTTTTATTATATATCGCTGGAATGATAGATTTTACAAGAAGGGATGTGAAATAA
- a CDS encoding SDR family oxidoreductase gives MTNKNNKTVLVTGGSGFVAGWAIHDLLKQGYNVRTTVRSEKKGVYISNSLLNIGIDTKFLSFFLADLESDDGWKEAMIGVDYVLHIASPLTTGNNDDLDTFIGPARDGAMRVIREAVNAGVERVVMTSSLAAATPDISNKDQHINEALWTNLNDKNLNAYRKSKAIAEKAAWDFIKEKNSKTTLTTILPGAIFGPILYANVPSSIEVIQQLIQGKGLGNPKIGFEIVDVRDLVDLHIRAMTNPKAAGQRYIASSGFMWMNDMAKFLKEELGEVGKNIPTKTIPDFILRSAAKMNPSLASLVPMLGRKFRYTSEKARTQLNWSPRLVEETILDSAKKLTKLKLI, from the coding sequence ATGACAAATAAAAATAACAAAACGGTATTGGTTACAGGTGGTTCAGGCTTTGTGGCTGGATGGGCAATTCATGACCTTTTAAAACAAGGGTATAACGTTCGTACAACTGTTAGAAGCGAAAAAAAGGGAGTATATATTTCGAATAGTCTTTTAAATATTGGGATTGATACGAAGTTTTTGTCTTTTTTTCTTGCAGATTTGGAGAGTGATGATGGTTGGAAAGAGGCCATGATAGGTGTTGATTATGTCCTTCACATTGCTTCACCTCTCACGACAGGTAACAATGATGATTTGGATACTTTCATTGGTCCGGCACGTGATGGGGCAATGCGTGTAATTAGAGAAGCTGTCAACGCAGGGGTTGAACGAGTTGTTATGACATCGTCGCTTGCAGCAGCAACTCCAGATATCTCTAATAAGGATCAACATATAAATGAGGCATTATGGACCAATCTGAATGACAAAAATTTGAACGCTTATCGAAAATCAAAGGCGATTGCTGAAAAAGCAGCTTGGGATTTTATTAAGGAGAAAAACAGTAAGACAACGTTAACAACAATTCTCCCAGGAGCAATATTTGGACCAATTCTCTACGCTAATGTGCCTAGTTCTATTGAGGTGATTCAACAATTAATACAAGGAAAGGGATTGGGGAATCCAAAAATCGGGTTTGAAATTGTTGATGTACGTGATTTAGTAGACCTTCATATACGTGCAATGACTAATCCAAAAGCAGCAGGACAAAGATATATTGCCAGTAGTGGATTTATGTGGATGAATGATATGGCAAAATTTCTTAAAGAGGAGTTAGGGGAAGTTGGGAAAAACATTCCTACAAAAACAATTCCTGACTTTATACTGAGAAGTGCTGCGAAAATGAATCCATCTTTAGCTTCATTAGTACCCATGTTAGGAAGGAAATTCCGATATACATCAGAAAAAGCAAGAACTCAGCTAAATTGGAGCCCTCGTCTGGTTGAGGAAACTATTCTCGATTCTGCAAAAAAATTAACAAAATTAAAGTTAATTTAA